The genomic interval TTAGAGCTTGAGGAGTAAACTCAAGTTCCACACCTTCTGCGGCAAAAAGTTTCTGGTACTGCTTAACCAACGCGTTATGCGGTTCAGTCAAAATCTTGACCAAATCATCTTCATGTAAAGCCCGCAAAGAGGTAATAATTGGCATACGTCCCACAAATTCTGGGAGTAAACCAAATTCTGCTAAGTCTTCAGGTATCACGTGATGAAGCACTTCTTCTGCGCTCATATTGCTCACGCTCCAGTCGGCTCCAAAGCCAGAGGTGCGCGTGCCTAAGCGTTTACGAATAATATCGTCTAAGCCCACGAACGCGCCGCCACACATAAAGAGAATGCCTTCGGTATTCATGCGCACCATATCTTGGTCTTCGTGTTTACGCGTTCCTTTAACAGGCACTGTTGCTTGCGTGCCTTCAATGAGCTTAAGCAAGGCCTGCTGCACGCCTTCACCGCTCACATCGCGAGTAATTGACGTATTCTCGCCTGATTTACGGGCAATCTTATCTATTTCATCAATATAGATAATTCCGCGCTCAGCACGCTCTATATTGCCTTCTGCAGCGTTCAAAAGGGATTGGAGGACTGTTTCTACATCATCGCCCACATATCCGGCTTCAGTAAGCGTTGTAGCGTCTACAATAGTGAAAGGCACATTCATCATGCGCGCTAAACTTTGCGCTAAATATGTTTT from Alloscardovia omnicolens carries:
- the clpX gene encoding ATP-dependent Clp protease ATP-binding subunit ClpX, with amino-acid sequence MGEVISYYEDVPRCSFCNKTEDQVHKLVTGNNVAICDECIELCVDIISEERLTQADHDSVKLISPSRMTAFLNRYVVGQDQAKRTLSVAVYNHYKRVNLQLIDQARKLAHTIAQDDNSLAQVEIAKSNVLLLGPSGTGKTYLAQSLARMMNVPFTIVDATTLTEAGYVGDDVETVLQSLLNAAEGNIERAERGIIYIDEIDKIARKSGENTSITRDVSGEGVQQALLKLIEGTQATVPVKGTRKHEDQDMVRMNTEGILFMCGGAFVGLDDIIRKRLGTRTSGFGADWSVSNMSAEEVLHHVIPEDLAEFGLLPEFVGRMPIITSLRALHEDDLVKILTEPHNALVKQYQKLFAAEGVELEFTPQALTTVAQLALERGTGARGLRSIMEKTLEESMFVIPDRDDIRRVIIDDDVVRGIESAQLEIEE